In Leptospiraceae bacterium, one DNA window encodes the following:
- the cyoE gene encoding protoheme IX farnesyltransferase: MASDSIEINKLKENSRLLFLKDLLLLSKPRITLMSVLMALGGFYLSNAEFSASVLMYSMLGVALIVASANTLNMYLERDTDSLMKRTSKRPLPDKRLSSKTALIFGVVLGVLSLLILYFFVNRITTLLAGIALVLYVWVYTPLKYKSPIALFIGAVPGAFPPLLGWTSATGKVSEPGLVLFLILFLWQIPHFLAIALIRKDEYQFAGIKALPTIKKESIIKSQIFIYSIIMIPVSLLLLYFRVSGLFYGVVSFAVGVWFSKEAYSGMQTKDGDFSKVKKVYYGSLIYLPVIIFALILDITLFH; the protein is encoded by the coding sequence ATGGCATCTGACTCAATAGAGATTAATAAATTGAAAGAAAATTCAAGACTACTTTTTTTAAAAGATTTACTTCTTTTAAGTAAGCCAAGAATTACTCTTATGAGTGTGCTTATGGCACTTGGGGGTTTTTATTTATCGAATGCAGAATTCTCTGCATCTGTTTTAATGTATTCCATGCTCGGGGTTGCACTTATTGTAGCCTCGGCTAATACACTCAATATGTACCTCGAAAGAGATACAGACTCACTGATGAAGAGAACTTCAAAAAGGCCCTTGCCCGACAAGAGATTAAGCTCCAAAACTGCTCTAATTTTTGGGGTAGTACTTGGTGTTTTATCACTTTTGATTTTGTATTTTTTTGTAAATCGAATTACTACACTACTCGCAGGAATTGCTTTAGTACTCTATGTTTGGGTTTATACTCCATTAAAGTATAAATCTCCTATTGCACTATTTATAGGTGCAGTTCCGGGTGCATTTCCTCCACTCTTAGGTTGGACATCTGCAACCGGAAAGGTTAGTGAACCCGGACTTGTCCTATTTCTAATTTTATTTTTATGGCAGATTCCACATTTTCTTGCAATTGCACTTATCAGAAAAGATGAATATCAGTTTGCAGGTATAAAAGCTCTACCGACTATAAAAAAAGAATCTATCATAAAATCTCAAATCTTTATTTATTCTATTATAATGATTCCGGTTAGTCTTCTACTTTTGTATTTTAGAGTATCAGGTCTATTTTATGGGGTAGTGAGCTTCGCTGTCGGGGTATGGTTTAGCAAAGAAGCCTACTCGGGAATGCAAACCAAAGACGGGGACTTTTCCAAAGTGAAAAAAGTGTATTATGGGTCTTTAATTTATCTTCCGGTAATTATTTTTGCTCTAATTCTCGATATTACTCTATTTCATTAG
- a CDS encoding SCO family protein — MNKKGAENSTIEFISDWIASWKFPSFALFLLFFTTLLFSVVLFIPDTNDITGSFAKDFKIWCFGYNPETGEMKTIYVVMLVLDPLFLMLIIGTIWKNQLKEVITKEPKKIIPYAIFSFLIMLSFGYGFTVLAETSFQPVNNEFPAKGLRTSIPAHDFQFIDHRNHKVQLSDFKNQVLIITSFYTACGKSCPTILFQAKRVLNSLTEKEKSQVKLVAITLDPQKETKETMTKTAKGHGLDMPGVYFLNGDPILVEKVLDKYSFERRKNSENGDIDHNNLFVVIDKKGKIAYRFSLGELQEKWLKEAVRLLANEKIN; from the coding sequence ATGAATAAGAAAGGGGCCGAAAATAGCACAATTGAATTTATTTCGGATTGGATCGCAAGCTGGAAATTTCCTTCTTTTGCGCTATTTCTGCTCTTTTTCACTACTCTATTATTTAGCGTAGTTTTATTTATCCCGGATACAAATGATATAACTGGCAGCTTTGCTAAAGATTTCAAAATCTGGTGCTTTGGTTATAATCCGGAAACAGGCGAGATGAAAACAATCTATGTAGTCATGCTCGTTTTAGATCCATTATTTTTAATGCTTATCATCGGCACTATTTGGAAAAATCAATTAAAGGAAGTTATCACAAAAGAACCAAAAAAAATAATTCCTTACGCAATCTTTTCATTTCTTATTATGCTTTCTTTTGGATATGGTTTCACAGTTCTTGCAGAAACTTCTTTTCAACCGGTAAACAACGAATTTCCGGCAAAAGGACTTAGAACATCTATTCCTGCCCACGATTTTCAATTCATTGACCACAGAAATCACAAGGTTCAACTTTCTGATTTCAAAAACCAAGTTCTAATCATTACATCATTTTACACTGCATGTGGTAAATCTTGTCCTACGATTTTATTTCAGGCGAAAAGAGTATTAAATTCTTTGACCGAAAAAGAAAAATCCCAAGTCAAATTAGTAGCGATTACTTTAGACCCACAAAAGGAAACCAAAGAGACAATGACTAAAACTGCAAAAGGACACGGTCTGGATATGCCAGGAGTTTATTTTTTAAATGGCGACCCAATCTTAGTAGAAAAAGTTTTAGACAAGTATTCATTTGAAAGAAGAAAAAATTCTGAGAATGGGGACATCGATCATAATAACCTATTTGTAGTTATTGATAAAAAAGGCAAAATTGCCTATCGGTTTAGTTTGGGAGAACTACAAGAAAAGTGGTTGAAAGAAGCAGTCCGACTATTAGCAAACGAAAAAATAAATTAA
- a CDS encoding DUF262 domain-containing protein — translation MKANETRVDKFLATNETTFAIPVYQRNYDWTLTQCKQLLHDILETGKNEKTNAHFIGSIVYVHNDIYTASGLTELTIIDGQQRLTTITLIYIALYRLAQQLDNQMLVNRIQKTYLIKEFATEEEKLKLKPTENNKEALRHILNSTDGEEFKGYSKIIENFDYFRSVINKENFEIIQRGLSKLIFVDIALDRQKDNPQRIFECLNSTGLELSQADLIRNYILMGLSRTNQDKIYKSYWEVIEKNAKDETLNKTRVSEFIRDYLTLKNKEIPNKGDVYLKFKEKYPTSTIDELELVLTELKSLVKYYNKLTNPKNEPDKLIRTQLEYINRLEINVAFPFLMKVYEDFSNDIIDKGTSISVLSTVQSFTFRRFILGLPTNALNKIFMGLYDKVEPNNYLFSIQKSLLQRSGAQRFPRNTETINALKEKDVYNIKPKNRTYLLERLENFQNNEPVVIEGNSDITIEHIFPQNPDPKWKIELGADEYNLIKENYLNTIGNLTLSGNNGKLSNKPFLDKKVMNIDGKEQGYTFSRLWLNRDLKEKTKWDKSEIEKRANTISERFIKIWEIPEIDIELEATNDEINIFDAEDPTFKKLEYAIFFNQKIDVTQVSKLYIEVFKQLFDLQPETFFTSEIGDRLSLTKTPEASGLRQAVPISDTYFIETNFDNMGKFDRIKQALTIFGFEDELSIKYSE, via the coding sequence TTGAAAGCGAACGAAACCAGAGTAGATAAATTCTTAGCGACTAACGAAACAACTTTTGCCATTCCTGTTTATCAAAGAAATTACGATTGGACTTTGACACAGTGCAAACAGTTACTTCACGACATTTTAGAAACTGGCAAAAATGAAAAAACCAATGCTCACTTTATTGGTAGTATAGTTTATGTTCACAATGACATTTATACTGCATCAGGCTTAACGGAATTAACCATAATTGACGGACAACAAAGACTTACAACGATTACATTAATCTATATCGCACTTTATAGACTTGCACAGCAATTGGACAACCAAATGTTGGTAAATCGAATTCAGAAAACGTATTTAATTAAAGAATTTGCAACCGAAGAAGAAAAGCTAAAATTAAAACCGACCGAAAATAACAAAGAAGCACTTCGCCATATTCTCAATTCAACGGACGGAGAAGAATTTAAAGGTTACTCTAAAATCATTGAAAACTTTGATTATTTCAGGTCAGTAATAAATAAGGAAAACTTTGAAATTATCCAACGTGGACTTTCAAAACTAATTTTTGTTGATATTGCACTTGACAGACAAAAAGATAATCCACAAAGAATTTTTGAATGTTTGAATTCAACTGGACTTGAATTATCGCAAGCCGACCTTATTAGAAATTATATTTTGATGGGATTATCAAGAACAAATCAAGATAAAATTTACAAAAGCTATTGGGAAGTAATCGAGAAAAACGCAAAGGACGAAACCTTAAATAAAACAAGAGTTTCTGAATTTATTAGAGATTATTTAACACTTAAAAACAAGGAAATTCCAAATAAAGGAGATGTTTATTTAAAATTCAAAGAAAAATATCCTACTTCTACCATTGACGAATTGGAGCTTGTTCTTACAGAATTAAAGTCATTGGTTAAATATTACAACAAACTAACTAATCCTAAAAATGAACCCGACAAACTTATCCGCACGCAACTTGAATACATCAACAGATTAGAAATAAATGTTGCATTTCCATTTTTAATGAAGGTCTATGAAGATTTTTCAAACGATATAATTGATAAAGGAACTTCCATTTCAGTTTTATCAACTGTTCAATCATTTACATTCAGACGTTTCATTTTAGGCTTACCGACAAATGCACTCAATAAAATCTTTATGGGCTTATACGACAAAGTTGAGCCAAACAATTATTTGTTTTCAATTCAAAAATCTTTATTGCAAAGGTCAGGCGCTCAGCGTTTTCCAAGAAATACAGAAACCATAAACGCACTAAAAGAAAAAGACGTTTACAATATCAAACCCAAAAATAGAACCTATTTATTAGAACGACTTGAAAATTTTCAAAATAACGAACCAGTAGTTATTGAAGGAAATTCTGACATAACAATTGAACATATTTTTCCTCAAAATCCTGACCCAAAATGGAAAATTGAATTAGGTGCAGACGAATACAATTTGATAAAAGAAAACTACCTAAACACAATTGGCAATCTTACTTTATCAGGCAACAACGGCAAATTAAGTAACAAGCCTTTCCTTGACAAGAAAGTAATGAACATTGACGGTAAAGAGCAAGGCTATACTTTCAGCAGACTTTGGCTAAACAGAGATTTGAAAGAAAAAACGAAGTGGGATAAGTCTGAAATTGAAAAGAGAGCTAATACAATTTCGGAACGTTTTATTAAAATTTGGGAAATTCCTGAAATTGACATTGAACTCGAAGCAACGAATGACGAAATAAACATTTTTGATGCAGAAGACCCAACATTCAAAAAGTTAGAGTATGCTATATTCTTCAATCAAAAAATTGATGTTACCCAAGTATCAAAACTTTATATTGAAGTATTTAAGCAACTATTTGACTTGCAACCAGAAACCTTTTTTACATCAGAAATTGGGGACCGACTTAGCTTGACAAAAACACCTGAAGCAAGCGGACTTAGACAAGCTGTTCCAATTAGTGATACATATTTTATTGAAACCAACTTTGACAATATGGGCAAATTCGACAGAATAAAACAAGCCTTGACAATTTTTGGATTTGAAGACGAATTATCAATTAAATACTCAGAATAG
- a CDS encoding citrate synthase: MADKAILKIGDKEFELPIIEGTEKERAIDITKLRAQSGYVTLDSGYLNTGACTSAVTFLDGELGILRYRGIPIEQLAEKSTFTEVAYLLIYGKLPNSSELKEWNHSLCKHTLIHEDLKRLFNGFPKDGHPMAIMSCMIASLSTYYQDSYDPENPAHREISIRRLLAKFPTIAAFAYKKSIGQPAVHPNNSLDYCGNFLNMMFSVPAEEYKIDSEIIKALNLLLILHADHEQNCSTSTVRLVGSSLANIYAAISSGICALWGPRHGGANQEVLEMLEDIKRNGWSVKTVVEKAKDKNSTFRLSGFGHRVYKNFDPRAKIIKKACDNVLAKLGIKDPLLDIAKELEEAALKDEYFVARKLYPNVDFYSGIIYRALGIPTDMFTVMFGMGRLPGWIAQWKEMIESPDLKIGRPRQIYTGPTEISYDEAKKKA; the protein is encoded by the coding sequence ATGGCAGATAAAGCAATTTTGAAAATTGGAGATAAGGAATTTGAACTTCCCATAATTGAAGGAACGGAAAAAGAAAGAGCTATTGATATTACAAAACTTAGGGCACAATCGGGGTATGTTACCTTGGATAGCGGATACTTAAATACCGGGGCGTGCACAAGTGCGGTTACATTTCTTGACGGAGAGCTTGGAATATTAAGATACAGAGGAATTCCAATAGAGCAACTTGCCGAGAAGTCAACTTTTACAGAGGTAGCTTATTTACTCATTTACGGTAAATTACCGAATTCAAGCGAGCTAAAAGAATGGAATCATTCTTTATGCAAGCATACACTGATCCACGAAGACTTAAAAAGACTGTTCAACGGTTTTCCAAAAGACGGTCACCCGATGGCTATCATGTCTTGCATGATTGCAAGTCTTTCTACTTACTACCAAGATTCCTATGATCCTGAAAACCCGGCTCATAGAGAAATCTCGATCAGAAGACTACTCGCAAAATTTCCAACAATTGCAGCATTCGCATACAAAAAATCAATCGGTCAACCTGCAGTTCATCCGAATAATTCTTTGGATTACTGCGGTAATTTTTTAAACATGATGTTTAGTGTTCCGGCTGAAGAATATAAAATTGACTCAGAAATTATTAAAGCCTTAAACCTACTGTTGATTTTACACGCCGACCACGAGCAAAATTGTTCCACTTCCACAGTAAGACTTGTAGGATCCAGTCTTGCAAATATCTACGCTGCAATTTCATCGGGGATTTGTGCACTTTGGGGACCAAGACACGGTGGAGCCAACCAAGAAGTATTGGAAATGCTTGAAGATATTAAAAGAAACGGTTGGTCTGTAAAAACCGTAGTTGAAAAAGCAAAAGATAAAAATTCTACTTTTAGACTTAGCGGTTTTGGACACAGGGTTTATAAAAACTTTGACCCAAGAGCAAAGATAATCAAGAAAGCTTGTGATAACGTACTCGCAAAACTTGGAATCAAAGACCCGCTACTTGATATTGCAAAAGAATTGGAAGAGGCTGCACTAAAAGACGAGTACTTCGTTGCAAGAAAGCTCTATCCGAATGTTGACTTCTACAGCGGGATCATTTACCGTGCACTCGGAATTCCTACAGATATGTTTACGGTTATGTTTGGAATGGGAAGACTTCCAGGCTGGATTGCTCAATGGAAAGAAATGATTGAGTCACCGGATTTAAAAATTGGAAGACCAAGACAAATCTATACAGGACCTACAGAAATTTCTTATGACGAGGCAAAGAAAAAAGCATAA
- a CDS encoding hydrogenase iron-sulfur subunit, with amino-acid sequence MSIEIEEEQPSLKSSNSTSSENFNYQPKKNNSALPEVRLGFLFKPFHEFFDFLNNISAKFVPVSFNPIAQAGAIANTSFLIAAITGVLLLLWYIPSVYQAYGSLENMKSDFFTAQLIRSLHRYSSDVCIFFATLHGLTLFFSKRFTGPRWLAWVTGLFSIGMLWLIGWIGYWLVWDVRAKEVALGTAKLLDLLPIFADPLSRSFLTDSDINTLLFFVVFFFHMLLPLAMAFALWLHITRLNRSKFFISRNAIIWLLVSMIVLSIWKPAVNEIPAKMNTITTTFTMDYWYLAPLYIFDRLSGGAIWGLLFFGGIIVFTIPWWLAKEKVIPSVVIPERCNACRVCYVDCPYSAISMIPRTDGKHFDSVAWVNPDLCVGCGICNASCSTNGIGIPWLTVKDGKDIVDTWSDEIVKKANDKELIAFVCSESFNIKMNDKEKGISSDFEGYRVMQVPCAGWVHAHLIDRLLSKNVLGIMVVSCADGNATYREGQTWTEKRIFEGRKPFLKEEVKNQNRVLYLQKSILGFQDIKKKAADFRKTQKSKYEKKPYGLAKIGIFSFLITIFFGVGIWFFSDLRFNLLKHSDSELVVSFKHPGFAGENCRTLTQEELEKLPMHMRKPVHCERTRANVRMKILIDGKEILNKSYIPQGIWKDGNSIAIEYISQKDGLHNVQIMIGDKSDGNWDYTDTKQIEFKNGFRNVVIFNKLNGFTWHLTQ; translated from the coding sequence ATGAGTATAGAAATAGAAGAGGAACAACCCTCTTTGAAAAGTTCCAATTCAACATCGAGTGAGAATTTCAACTACCAGCCCAAAAAAAACAATTCAGCCCTACCTGAAGTCAGGCTTGGATTTTTGTTTAAACCATTTCATGAATTTTTTGATTTTTTAAATAATATTTCAGCAAAATTTGTTCCTGTTAGTTTTAATCCAATTGCACAGGCCGGTGCGATTGCAAACACTTCTTTTCTGATTGCTGCGATTACAGGCGTACTTTTACTCTTATGGTATATACCGAGTGTTTATCAGGCTTATGGCTCACTTGAAAACATGAAGTCAGATTTTTTCACAGCCCAGCTTATTCGCTCCCTCCACAGATACAGCTCTGATGTTTGCATATTTTTTGCAACTCTACACGGTCTTACTCTATTTTTTTCAAAAAGATTTACGGGACCCAGATGGCTTGCATGGGTTACGGGGCTATTTTCTATTGGTATGCTTTGGCTAATTGGTTGGATCGGTTACTGGTTAGTATGGGATGTGAGAGCAAAAGAAGTAGCACTTGGAACTGCAAAATTACTCGACCTGCTTCCTATCTTTGCCGACCCCTTATCCAGATCTTTTCTCACTGACTCTGATATTAACACTCTATTGTTTTTTGTAGTATTCTTCTTTCACATGTTACTTCCGCTTGCGATGGCTTTTGCGCTTTGGCTCCATATCACGAGGCTCAATAGGTCCAAATTTTTTATAAGTAGGAATGCAATCATCTGGCTATTAGTTTCTATGATTGTATTGTCAATCTGGAAGCCGGCAGTGAATGAAATCCCTGCCAAAATGAACACAATTACGACTACTTTTACTATGGACTATTGGTATTTAGCTCCACTCTATATTTTTGACAGACTCTCAGGGGGAGCAATATGGGGCTTATTGTTTTTCGGTGGGATTATCGTATTTACTATTCCTTGGTGGCTTGCAAAAGAAAAAGTGATTCCTTCTGTAGTTATCCCTGAAAGGTGCAACGCTTGCAGGGTATGTTATGTAGATTGTCCGTATAGTGCAATATCCATGATTCCTAGAACAGATGGGAAGCATTTTGATTCTGTAGCATGGGTCAATCCTGACTTATGCGTTGGCTGTGGTATATGCAATGCATCTTGCAGTACAAATGGTATAGGAATTCCTTGGCTTACTGTCAAAGACGGGAAAGATATTGTAGATACTTGGTCTGATGAAATTGTGAAAAAAGCGAATGACAAGGAGCTAATCGCCTTTGTTTGTTCAGAATCATTCAATATAAAAATGAATGACAAAGAAAAAGGTATATCTTCCGATTTCGAAGGTTATCGAGTCATGCAAGTTCCTTGTGCAGGTTGGGTTCACGCCCATTTGATAGACAGACTTCTATCTAAAAATGTACTCGGAATAATGGTAGTATCCTGTGCCGATGGAAATGCAACGTATAGAGAAGGACAAACATGGACAGAAAAAAGAATTTTTGAAGGCAGGAAACCTTTCTTAAAAGAAGAAGTCAAAAACCAGAATAGGGTTCTTTATCTTCAAAAGTCTATTTTGGGCTTTCAGGATATAAAAAAGAAAGCAGCCGATTTCAGAAAAACTCAAAAGTCCAAATACGAAAAAAAACCTTATGGACTCGCTAAAATTGGAATTTTTTCTTTTTTGATTACGATTTTTTTCGGGGTAGGAATTTGGTTTTTTAGTGATTTACGTTTCAATCTATTAAAGCACTCAGATAGTGAACTCGTAGTCAGTTTTAAGCACCCTGGTTTTGCAGGTGAAAATTGCAGGACTTTGACCCAAGAAGAGCTTGAAAAATTACCTATGCACATGAGAAAACCGGTACATTGCGAAAGAACAAGAGCCAATGTAAGGATGAAAATATTAATCGACGGAAAAGAAATCCTAAATAAGTCATATATTCCACAAGGGATTTGGAAAGACGGAAATAGTATTGCCATAGAATATATTTCCCAAAAAGACGGGTTACACAATGTTCAGATTATGATTGGAGATAAATCTGACGGAAATTGGGATTATACGGATACAAAACAAATTGAATTTAAAAATGGATTTCGTAATGTAGTCATATTTAATAAATTGAACGGGTTTACATGGCATCTGACTCAATAG
- the recN gene encoding DNA repair protein RecN — MLKRLVVKDFALIENLDLNLTDGLTAITGETGSGKSLVLDSLASVLGGRCNTMNIRTGAKKYQIEAIFDISNKPEAKDWLKEKGFDSENGEVILRKELHSDGKARIQIGGSLAPLQHLREFGQILAEVHRQNDQLFLLDKSKQLGILDNFANLVNLKKCVKENFHTYKAIKKRLDELSKNEEEEKKRIDLLKFQIEEIDNAKLKEGEEENLQREESLLIFGEKASENYNTITYLLEDSEESIFRSFSKVISSAEKISSIHPDFNGKKEELIEIFTRLKEIYMEISDEKDEVFFSEDRLESIQNRLSEIGKLKKKYGKSIPEILEYRKRILSDLENSLTREESISSLNAELMNSCGVLSSQSVKLSQLRREAIANFEHEFQKELSEIGMKDAKLQIVLRWELSPEGEIAEGGKRYIVTEEGLDQIEFYFSANQGEKPRPLRKIASGGEMSRVMLSLKVILEKDNSNKLLIFDEIDSGLGGETASIVAEKLKKISEENQVVLITHLQQIAAVGIDHWKVEKEVQNGRTFTKVTALPNSKRIEELAKMISGENITKGAMEHAKELLKKKAV; from the coding sequence ATGCTTAAGAGACTTGTTGTGAAAGACTTTGCTTTAATAGAGAATTTAGATTTGAACTTAACGGATGGACTAACTGCAATAACCGGAGAAACAGGCTCCGGTAAATCGCTTGTTTTAGATTCTTTGGCTTCGGTTCTTGGTGGTAGGTGCAATACAATGAATATACGCACAGGCGCAAAGAAGTACCAAATAGAGGCTATTTTTGATATTTCAAATAAACCGGAAGCGAAAGATTGGTTGAAAGAAAAGGGGTTTGATTCCGAAAATGGTGAAGTAATTTTAAGAAAGGAATTGCACTCAGACGGAAAAGCCAGAATTCAGATTGGTGGAAGTTTGGCTCCACTCCAACATTTAAGAGAATTTGGGCAAATCCTCGCCGAAGTTCACAGGCAAAACGATCAACTGTTTTTATTGGATAAATCAAAACAACTCGGAATTCTTGATAATTTTGCCAATTTGGTAAATTTAAAAAAATGCGTAAAAGAAAATTTTCACACTTACAAAGCAATTAAAAAAAGATTAGATGAGTTGTCCAAAAATGAAGAGGAAGAGAAAAAAAGAATTGATCTTTTGAAATTTCAAATTGAAGAAATTGACAATGCAAAATTAAAAGAAGGTGAAGAAGAAAATCTCCAGAGAGAAGAATCTCTACTCATCTTTGGAGAAAAGGCATCTGAAAATTATAATACAATAACGTATTTATTGGAAGATTCTGAAGAGTCTATTTTTCGTTCTTTTTCCAAAGTCATTTCTTCTGCAGAGAAAATTTCTTCTATTCATCCTGATTTTAATGGAAAGAAGGAAGAGCTAATTGAAATTTTCACAAGACTAAAAGAAATCTATATGGAAATTTCAGACGAGAAAGATGAGGTTTTTTTCTCTGAAGATAGATTAGAATCTATACAAAATCGCCTTTCCGAAATAGGAAAATTAAAAAAGAAATACGGTAAATCAATTCCTGAAATTCTTGAATATAGAAAAAGAATCCTCTCTGATTTAGAAAATTCTCTAACTAGAGAAGAAAGTATTTCATCATTAAATGCAGAGTTGATGAATTCGTGTGGAGTTTTATCTTCACAATCAGTTAAATTATCTCAACTTCGAAGGGAGGCAATCGCAAACTTTGAACATGAATTTCAAAAAGAATTATCAGAAATTGGGATGAAAGATGCCAAACTTCAAATTGTACTAAGGTGGGAACTAAGTCCTGAAGGAGAAATTGCAGAAGGAGGAAAAAGATACATTGTAACTGAAGAAGGATTGGATCAGATCGAATTCTACTTTAGTGCAAATCAAGGAGAAAAGCCGAGACCTCTCAGAAAAATTGCTTCAGGCGGAGAGATGTCAAGAGTCATGCTTTCGCTAAAAGTGATATTAGAAAAAGACAATTCTAATAAACTTCTAATTTTTGACGAGATCGATTCAGGGCTTGGAGGAGAAACGGCTTCAATAGTTGCAGAAAAATTAAAGAAAATTTCGGAGGAAAATCAAGTGGTGCTAATTACACATTTACAACAAATTGCTGCAGTCGGTATAGACCATTGGAAAGTAGAAAAAGAAGTTCAGAATGGAAGAACATTCACTAAGGTGACTGCTTTACCAAATTCTAAGCGAATAGAAGAGCTTGCCAAAATGATCTCAGGCGAAAATATCACTAAAGGTGCTATGGAACACGCAAAAGAGCTATTAAAAAAGAAAGCAGTATGA